One Paenibacillus sp. FSL W8-0186 genomic window carries:
- a CDS encoding ABC transporter permease, giving the protein MNNASSALKVAAGIFLTIALITIVVILFVSAQEATKTAQNNFSDIQTELSQASFTVYDDTTVSGSQVTNALRKFKDREQFGIQVKTGKNQNGQWYGNMLRVGNQVPIEDFGAVISDKVGNINNSWNEILDEYVNPSGKFKAKVIKDNSNVVRGIIFTQTTVLASP; this is encoded by the coding sequence ATGAATAATGCTTCATCCGCATTAAAAGTTGCAGCCGGCATTTTCCTGACGATTGCGCTTATTACAATTGTGGTTATTTTGTTCGTATCCGCGCAAGAGGCCACCAAAACGGCGCAGAACAATTTCTCGGATATCCAGACCGAATTGTCGCAGGCGTCGTTTACGGTTTACGATGATACAACCGTCAGCGGATCACAGGTAACGAATGCCCTCAGAAAGTTCAAGGACCGGGAGCAATTCGGAATCCAGGTGAAGACCGGAAAAAATCAGAATGGCCAGTGGTACGGCAATATGCTTCGTGTGGGCAACCAAGTGCCGATTGAAGATTTCGGAGCCGTCATTAGCGATAAGGTCGGCAATATCAACAATTCTTGGAACGAAATACTGGATGAATATGTCAATCCGAGCGGCAAGTTCAAAGCAAAAGTAATTAAAGATAATTCGAACGTTGTAAGAGGAATTATTTTTACGCAGACGACTGTGCTTGCATCCCCTTAA
- a CDS encoding SAF domain-containing protein, producing the protein MSRLRQRTKQLMIAGLAGAGIVGLLFAGYAIYQARQVHHMRTSLVQEYESKIQELKEEKERRSVSGWVLARDISAGHPIRSEDLRRVELPADSVPANFMKSKEEIAGKSVKIALTSQTLLTPGLLYADEPTPHDLRWREMGFVQLPAALQKHDVVDVRIQFPTGQDYILLSKKKIEQLNGGLVTVTLNEMEILSLSSAVVDAYLHKASIYALAYVEPQLQAKAIPTYPANKAVLELIKKDPNIVSRAEHALSHSTRQILEADLSVLSPQNAVEFAGRHADRNAEAASSGDSFEMVPNTY; encoded by the coding sequence ATGTCCAGATTGAGGCAGCGGACAAAGCAGTTGATGATTGCCGGATTGGCGGGCGCAGGAATTGTTGGTCTCCTGTTTGCCGGTTATGCCATATATCAAGCGAGGCAGGTTCATCACATGAGAACTTCTCTTGTTCAAGAGTATGAGAGCAAAATTCAGGAGCTTAAAGAGGAGAAAGAACGCCGATCGGTATCCGGATGGGTGCTTGCCCGGGATATCTCCGCGGGACATCCTATCCGTTCTGAGGATTTAAGAAGAGTGGAGCTTCCCGCGGACAGCGTGCCCGCCAATTTCATGAAGTCTAAAGAAGAAATCGCCGGAAAAAGCGTCAAGATTGCCTTGACGTCACAGACGCTGCTAACACCCGGGTTATTGTACGCGGACGAGCCTACGCCCCATGATCTGCGCTGGAGGGAAATGGGCTTTGTCCAGCTTCCCGCCGCGCTTCAGAAGCATGACGTCGTAGACGTGCGCATTCAATTCCCGACTGGTCAAGACTATATTCTGCTGTCCAAGAAGAAAATTGAGCAGTTGAACGGGGGCTTGGTGACGGTAACGCTGAATGAAATGGAAATATTGTCCCTTTCCAGTGCGGTTGTGGATGCGTATTTGCATAAGGCTTCAATATACGCGCTTGCATACGTGGAGCCGCAGCTGCAGGCAAAGGCCATCCCGACTTACCCGGCAAACAAGGCCGTATTGGAACTGATTAAGAAAGACCCCAATATTGTTTCACGGGCCGAGCATGCTTTATCCCATTCCACAAGGCAAATATTAGAAGCTGATTTGTCCGTCTTGTCGCCCCAGAATGCAGTGGAATTCGCAGGGCGCCACGCCGATCGAAACGCAGAGGCAGCGTCTTCCGGCGATAGTTTCGAGATGGTGCCTAATACGTATTAA
- a CDS encoding ATPase, T2SS/T4P/T4SS family, translating to MTQFANLLGILCVLLSGIAYVWIKARYAEKTLAQPAFHEESAPIDTLVAYVKKQLHELSRAQLNDWGMSEDAWQRKLKSRAELRKALRGCTWGDRGDKRYVKSYIKDLLIKGCGVNEQTIGKYIPFHHRERLTAQDRFEIVLYLYAQRFGDEALAMLIETYRLDEPKQSNGHDDAAYYEINSEDIDEVFYAEYRELAFREKLDILVQRVYQQYKGFSVVDEIKEQRIDGFSGGVNGIAAMDDDWDSVGSLPQFGWESREKTGDEDGHAKSRIWESVWIFYMGKSIRLSFLSFGEEAELKRVCQNIYKYNLPGQLTEANGYKVNEMKDGSRVVVVRPPFAESWAFFVRKFDLRSAALEQLIVGEDAELPIGLLKFLMKGSRITSITGSQGSGKTTLLMALVKHIYPIYTLRVQEMSFELNLRKLYSNRNIMTFRETEYISGQAGLDLQKKTDGTVNILGEVATDDVASWMIQMAQVASLFTLFTHHAKTFRDLIESLRNSLLKTGMFRDEQIAERQVVSVIDFDVHLRKDMSGQRYIEKITECDREKQGYRERVVLEYRDGTYIPVEPISLSMRQEMAGEMTAEDSAAFARFLDRYWREKIGA from the coding sequence GTGACCCAATTTGCTAACCTGCTCGGTATATTATGCGTCCTGCTGTCGGGTATCGCCTATGTTTGGATCAAAGCCCGCTACGCCGAGAAGACCCTCGCCCAGCCGGCATTTCATGAAGAGTCCGCTCCAATAGATACGCTTGTTGCCTATGTAAAGAAACAGCTTCATGAATTGAGCAGGGCTCAACTGAATGATTGGGGCATGAGCGAGGACGCCTGGCAGCGTAAATTAAAGAGCCGCGCAGAGCTCCGGAAAGCGCTTCGGGGCTGCACCTGGGGCGACCGGGGTGATAAAAGGTACGTGAAATCCTATATTAAAGATTTGCTGATCAAGGGCTGCGGTGTCAATGAGCAGACGATCGGCAAGTATATCCCTTTCCACCATCGCGAACGGCTGACGGCCCAGGACCGGTTCGAAATTGTCTTGTATTTGTATGCTCAGCGCTTCGGCGATGAGGCTTTAGCGATGCTGATTGAGACCTATCGGCTTGATGAGCCCAAGCAGTCGAATGGACATGATGACGCTGCCTATTACGAGATTAACAGCGAGGATATCGACGAGGTGTTTTATGCCGAATACCGGGAGCTTGCCTTTCGGGAGAAACTGGATATTCTCGTACAGCGCGTCTATCAGCAGTATAAAGGCTTTTCGGTGGTAGACGAGATTAAGGAGCAGCGAATTGACGGGTTTAGCGGGGGAGTGAACGGCATTGCTGCTATGGATGATGACTGGGATTCCGTGGGATCCCTCCCCCAGTTTGGCTGGGAAAGCCGCGAAAAAACGGGTGATGAAGACGGTCATGCAAAATCACGGATATGGGAAAGCGTCTGGATTTTTTATATGGGCAAAAGCATTCGTCTGTCCTTCCTTAGTTTTGGGGAAGAGGCGGAACTTAAGCGGGTTTGCCAGAACATATATAAATACAATTTACCTGGCCAGCTAACCGAGGCTAACGGTTACAAGGTCAATGAAATGAAGGATGGCTCCCGGGTTGTCGTCGTTCGGCCGCCCTTTGCCGAATCATGGGCCTTCTTCGTCCGGAAGTTCGATTTGCGCAGCGCAGCGCTGGAGCAGCTAATTGTCGGGGAAGATGCCGAACTGCCGATAGGCTTGCTCAAATTTCTGATGAAAGGCAGCAGGATTACGTCGATTACCGGCTCTCAGGGCTCAGGCAAAACAACACTACTAATGGCCTTGGTGAAGCATATTTATCCCATCTATACTTTAAGGGTTCAAGAGATGTCCTTTGAACTGAACTTGCGCAAGCTGTACAGCAATAGAAATATTATGACGTTCCGGGAGACGGAGTATATATCGGGGCAGGCCGGGCTGGATTTGCAGAAGAAGACGGACGGTACCGTGAATATACTTGGCGAAGTGGCCACCGATGATGTAGCGTCCTGGATGATTCAGATGGCCCAGGTGGCCAGCCTGTTCACCCTGTTTACCCATCATGCCAAAACGTTTCGCGATCTGATCGAATCGCTGCGCAATTCCTTGCTTAAGACAGGCATGTTTCGTGATGAACAGATCGCAGAACGGCAGGTCGTCAGCGTTATTGATTTCGATGTCCATTTGCGGAAGGATATGTCCGGCCAGCGGTATATCGAAAAAATAACGGAGTGCGACCGCGAGAAGCAAGGTTACCGTGAAAGGGTAGTGCTGGAATACCGGGACGGAACATATATCCCTGTCGAGCCAATTTCCCTGAGCATGAGACAGGAAATGGCCGGAGAAATGACGGCCGAGGACAGCGCGGCTTTTGCGCGTTTTCTGGATCGTTACTGGAGGGAAAAGATTGGAGCTTAG
- a CDS encoding response regulator transcription factor: MEVHILSAGGESRESSRLYRQLKEAGYDVTWFRNKDVTKEELLKQRPDIMLVEKGLSDVDAMALLKAHEGVLSFPVVAVLLERSTEQLVEAFAAGASDVVDGSVPFEELAVRMEHWVKLFMRLNDGQPSEIIFEDLRIEPKSRKVFRGGEIIKLTPKEYDLLVYLAKHANTVCHRDDILQEVWGYDFVTGTNVVDVYVRHLRKKVDRGRARKIIHTVRGTGYMMH, from the coding sequence ATGGAAGTTCACATATTATCGGCAGGAGGGGAGTCCCGGGAGAGCAGCCGTTTATACCGGCAGCTGAAGGAAGCGGGATATGACGTCACTTGGTTTCGCAACAAAGATGTGACGAAGGAAGAGCTGCTTAAACAAAGGCCAGACATTATGCTGGTTGAAAAAGGGCTGTCGGACGTCGATGCCATGGCGCTGCTTAAAGCTCATGAAGGCGTGCTATCATTTCCCGTCGTAGCCGTGCTTCTTGAACGAAGTACAGAGCAGCTTGTCGAGGCATTCGCAGCCGGAGCGAGCGACGTCGTAGACGGCAGCGTCCCTTTCGAAGAGCTGGCCGTACGTATGGAGCATTGGGTCAAGCTGTTCATGAGATTAAACGACGGCCAACCAAGCGAAATCATTTTCGAGGATTTGCGTATTGAGCCGAAAAGCCGCAAAGTATTCCGGGGAGGGGAAATCATCAAACTGACCCCGAAGGAATATGATTTGCTCGTCTATCTCGCGAAGCATGCCAATACCGTGTGCCATCGTGATGATATTTTACAGGAGGTATGGGGGTATGACTTTGTGACCGGCACGAATGTCGTAGATGTATATGTCCGCCATTTACGCAAAAAAGTCGACCGCGGCCGCGCTCGAAAGATTATCCATACCGTCCGGGGAACTGGCTATATGATGCATTGA
- a CDS encoding SAM-dependent methyltransferase → MTSQDISLSGSGEATSPESQWICTANHGFAPYAQEELRRLFGAVKSTVLIPGEVLRVTLQEPAERVIAAISERPPVFLRHIFQIDWEWNGLGQDEFAEGMEKLAANALSDQRLRNAAKIAVQPRKTENSLWSGPAAELKDLIQSKLSGLNADFVVRDAEYILSVFVGKESLYAGVSRPADNISDWNGGAVRFQREEGQISRAKFKLLEAELVFGVDFTAFREALDIGAAPGGWTSFLLERGLSVTAVDPAKMHPSLLNAPNLTILRKNAGEVKLREHQFDLLVCDMSWSPKLTAKLVSDLLYTLAPGGTAIVTVKLLSKKPMALTQEVIGIFQESRLQVQRAKQLFHNRDEITLYMIKY, encoded by the coding sequence TTGACTAGTCAAGATATTTCATTAAGCGGATCAGGTGAGGCGACAAGCCCGGAGAGCCAGTGGATCTGTACAGCCAATCACGGCTTTGCGCCGTATGCGCAAGAGGAGCTTCGCCGATTATTCGGTGCGGTGAAAAGTACCGTGCTGATACCAGGAGAAGTGCTTCGCGTAACGCTGCAGGAACCAGCAGAACGTGTGATTGCTGCGATTTCGGAGAGGCCGCCTGTTTTTCTGAGACATATATTCCAAATTGATTGGGAATGGAACGGACTCGGACAAGATGAGTTTGCGGAGGGAATGGAGAAGCTAGCGGCAAATGCGCTTTCCGACCAGCGGCTGAGAAATGCGGCAAAAATTGCCGTACAGCCTAGGAAAACTGAGAATTCGCTTTGGAGCGGTCCCGCAGCAGAGCTAAAAGATCTGATCCAAAGCAAATTAAGCGGCTTGAACGCAGACTTCGTCGTTCGCGATGCCGAATATATCCTCTCGGTGTTCGTAGGGAAAGAGTCCCTCTATGCCGGAGTATCGCGGCCGGCTGATAATATTTCAGACTGGAACGGCGGTGCTGTGCGCTTTCAGCGGGAGGAAGGGCAGATATCCCGGGCGAAATTCAAGCTGCTCGAGGCCGAGCTGGTCTTCGGCGTTGATTTTACGGCGTTTCGCGAGGCGCTGGATATCGGCGCCGCTCCCGGGGGCTGGACTTCTTTTCTGCTAGAGCGGGGGCTTAGCGTGACGGCGGTGGATCCAGCCAAAATGCACCCATCGCTGCTGAATGCTCCGAATTTAACCATACTTAGAAAAAATGCCGGCGAAGTGAAGCTTCGGGAGCATCAGTTCGATTTGCTGGTCTGCGATATGAGCTGGAGCCCAAAGCTGACGGCGAAGCTGGTTAGCGATTTGTTGTATACGTTGGCGCCCGGCGGAACGGCCATCGTTACGGTCAAGCTGTTGAGCAAGAAGCCGATGGCTCTTACTCAAGAGGTGATCGGTATATTTCAGGAGTCTCGTCTGCAGGTGCAAAGGGCGAAACAGCTGTTCCATAATCGGGACGAAATAACACTATATATGATTAAATATTAA
- a CDS encoding ThiF family adenylyltransferase — protein MQGNRSETSAAVLSAETRDRTDRYSRQERFAMIGPEGQRKLSESAILIVGAGALGTGIAETLVRAGVGRVVIADRDYVEWSNLQRQQLFAEEDAELRLPKAIAAQKRLQAINSEVTIEAHVMDVTYTEISSLLPGIQLILDATDNFDTRMVINDISQKKGIPWIYGACVGSYGITYTILPGKTACLNCLLGSIPLGGDTCDTAGIIPPAVQTVVAHQTTEALKLLTGQTEHLRGTLLTFDLWRNEQAALKMDAARKPDCPSCGPQPAYPYLSHSGSRKTEVLCGRDTVQIRPATPREWNLEETARALMRLGEGTAEFNKFLLSYTIGERRLVLFKDGRALVHGTKDIIEAKVLYDRYFG, from the coding sequence ATGCAAGGCAATCGATCTGAAACCTCGGCAGCAGTTTTGTCCGCGGAAACAAGAGACCGGACGGACCGGTATTCCAGGCAGGAACGTTTTGCGATGATCGGTCCGGAAGGGCAGCGCAAGCTGTCGGAAAGCGCTATTCTTATCGTAGGCGCTGGAGCGCTGGGCACAGGCATTGCGGAAACGCTCGTACGGGCTGGCGTTGGGCGTGTAGTCATAGCGGACCGGGATTACGTGGAATGGAGCAATTTGCAAAGGCAGCAGCTGTTCGCGGAAGAAGATGCCGAGCTCCGGCTGCCTAAGGCAATCGCTGCCCAGAAACGGCTGCAAGCGATTAATAGCGAAGTGACCATTGAAGCTCATGTCATGGATGTGACTTATACTGAAATAAGCTCCTTATTGCCGGGAATCCAGCTTATACTGGATGCTACCGATAATTTTGACACGAGAATGGTTATTAACGACATTTCCCAGAAGAAGGGTATTCCTTGGATTTACGGTGCCTGCGTAGGCAGCTATGGCATTACGTATACGATATTGCCAGGGAAGACCGCCTGTTTGAATTGTCTGCTGGGCTCGATTCCGCTGGGCGGCGATACTTGTGATACAGCAGGGATTATTCCGCCAGCGGTTCAGACGGTTGTTGCCCATCAGACGACAGAAGCGCTGAAGCTGCTCACGGGCCAGACCGAGCATCTTCGAGGAACGCTGCTGACCTTTGACTTATGGCGCAATGAGCAGGCAGCGCTCAAGATGGATGCGGCGCGGAAGCCAGACTGCCCGTCCTGCGGCCCGCAACCAGCCTATCCCTATTTGTCCCATTCGGGCTCACGAAAGACCGAAGTGCTCTGCGGCAGGGATACTGTCCAAATTCGTCCGGCTACACCACGGGAATGGAATTTGGAGGAGACGGCCAGAGCCCTGATGCGTCTTGGGGAAGGGACGGCAGAATTCAATAAGTTTCTGCTATCCTATACGATTGGAGAGCGCCGGCTGGTATTATTCAAAGACGGGCGGGCATTGGTCCATGGAACGAAGGATATTATAGAAGCCAAAGTGCTTTATGACAGGTACTTCGGCTAA
- a CDS encoding serine/threonine-protein kinase: MPLIEVLAAGEIIAGRYRIERMIGAGGMSRVYLVSDLKLPGKAWAMKVVAPAMHFNISLEEEAALLIALDHPRLPRIIDISRPSETGHLYMIMDYVEGEHLDRYAERQGSELTLPSLISIGQQICEGLQYLHCHEPPIIHRDLKPANLLVDQHGEIRFIDFGIARRYKEDQAEDTVLIGSAGFAAPEQYGGRQSDCRTDLYSLGAVLLYLGTGGAHSVWSEEAASVIRRNGYERLLPVLQRLLQAEPQDRYPSAIETSRALSLIAGAREHEEAGRPKRCSVIAVMGASPGIGVTHTAIMIAHALSRYSKRVAVVEMEAGAAAFTQLAQAVTGRAKSRADHASVPQRFRIHAVDYVRHPSRAEWIELLAEGYEFVICDLGSTGRRELIEEFSRADLPILVVSGAEWREEEALSIGFRVGEAIRRRWVCFIPLGGRGAQRRLRKHLGTDRVYEIAEESDPFEPGQAMVGELMKVCYPEAAKSSRVEVTGFGFRRKRWKGSGN; the protein is encoded by the coding sequence TTGCCATTGATCGAGGTGCTGGCTGCCGGCGAAATCATTGCGGGCAGATATAGAATTGAACGCATGATTGGAGCAGGCGGCATGAGCCGGGTCTATCTGGTATCCGATCTGAAGCTGCCTGGCAAAGCATGGGCGATGAAGGTAGTCGCTCCAGCGATGCATTTCAATATTTCTTTGGAAGAGGAGGCGGCGCTGCTAATTGCTTTGGATCATCCTAGATTACCAAGAATTATAGACATCTCTAGACCGTCCGAAACGGGTCACTTGTACATGATTATGGACTATGTAGAAGGAGAGCATCTAGACCGCTACGCGGAAAGGCAAGGAAGTGAATTGACCCTGCCTTCTTTAATATCCATCGGGCAGCAAATTTGCGAAGGTCTTCAATATTTGCACTGCCATGAGCCGCCGATCATCCACCGGGATTTGAAGCCTGCCAATCTGCTGGTGGACCAGCATGGGGAAATCAGGTTTATCGATTTTGGAATTGCCCGGAGATACAAGGAGGATCAGGCGGAGGATACGGTGTTGATCGGTTCGGCAGGCTTTGCCGCCCCAGAGCAGTATGGGGGCAGGCAAAGCGATTGCCGGACGGATCTATATTCCTTAGGAGCGGTTCTCCTTTACCTCGGAACGGGGGGAGCGCACAGTGTTTGGTCCGAGGAGGCGGCAAGCGTAATTCGCAGGAATGGTTATGAGCGATTGCTTCCTGTTTTGCAGCGCTTGCTGCAGGCCGAACCCCAGGACAGATACCCATCGGCGATAGAGACTAGCCGGGCGCTATCGTTGATTGCGGGGGCTCGGGAACACGAGGAGGCTGGACGGCCCAAACGCTGCAGCGTGATTGCAGTAATGGGGGCGAGTCCAGGAATTGGGGTTACCCATACGGCAATCATGATCGCTCATGCGTTATCCCGTTACTCCAAGCGTGTGGCTGTCGTTGAGATGGAGGCGGGCGCAGCAGCGTTTACACAACTTGCCCAAGCGGTTACAGGACGGGCGAAATCGAGGGCGGATCATGCTTCCGTACCGCAGCGGTTTCGAATTCATGCGGTCGACTATGTACGTCATCCCTCACGGGCTGAGTGGATCGAACTGCTTGCTGAAGGATATGAGTTCGTGATCTGCGATCTTGGTTCCACCGGGCGCAGGGAGTTGATTGAGGAGTTCTCGCGGGCTGATTTGCCGATCCTCGTCGTTTCCGGGGCTGAATGGCGGGAGGAGGAAGCGTTAAGCATCGGGTTTCGGGTTGGCGAAGCCATTCGGCGCAGATGGGTCTGCTTCATCCCCTTGGGCGGGAGGGGGGCACAACGCCGGCTTCGCAAGCATTTAGGCACCGATCGGGTGTATGAGATTGCTGAGGAGAGCGATCCATTTGAGCCTGGCCAGGCAATGGTGGGCGAATTGATGAAAGTATGTTATCCCGAGGCAGCGAAGAGTTCACGGGTGGAAGTGACGGGCTTTGGTTTTAGGAGAAAACGTTGGAAAGGAAGCGGTAACTAG
- a CDS encoding ABC-F family ATP-binding cassette domain-containing protein, whose product MSLLTVENVSHNFGDRTLFKNVSFRLLAGEHVGLVGANGVGKSTLMNILTGQLLKDEGKVEWTPKVRYGYLDQHTKLTPGKTVRDILKDAFLPLLELEKEMMEITEKMAEASPEELELLLEQMGEIQEQLDIGDFYLIDVKVEEMANGLGLSAIGLDRDVSTLSGGQRTKVLLAKLLLEKPNVLLLDEPTNYLDVEHIQWLTNYLQNYPYAFILISHDTEFMNKVVSVIYHLEFAKLTRYSANYEKFLEMADINKNQHIEAYEKQQEFIKKQEDFIQRNKARYSTSGRAKSREKQLDRLERIDKPEEAAKPVFGFKESRASGKTVFEGIDFEIGYTHALLPKMSMTIERGEKIAIVGCNGVGKSTLLKTILGKIPPISGKTYQGDFLYPAYFEQEVRPGNGTPIDDVWNEFPHLNQHEVRAHLARCGLKNDHITRQLKALSGGEQAKVRLCKLMMRETNWILFDEPTNHLDVAAKEELKRALKEFKGTVLLVSHEPDFYEDWVTKVWDVEQWSTK is encoded by the coding sequence ATGAGTTTATTAACTGTAGAGAACGTCTCCCACAATTTCGGGGACCGTACTTTGTTTAAGAATGTCTCATTTCGCTTGTTGGCCGGTGAGCATGTCGGCCTGGTTGGGGCAAACGGCGTAGGCAAGTCCACATTAATGAATATTTTGACCGGACAGCTCCTGAAGGATGAAGGCAAGGTCGAATGGACGCCGAAGGTACGGTACGGATACCTCGATCAGCATACGAAGCTGACACCTGGCAAGACGGTTCGAGATATATTGAAGGATGCATTTCTTCCGCTGTTAGAGCTGGAGAAGGAAATGATGGAGATTACGGAGAAAATGGCCGAAGCCTCGCCCGAGGAGTTGGAGCTGCTGCTGGAGCAGATGGGCGAAATTCAGGAACAGCTGGATATCGGCGATTTCTATTTGATCGACGTGAAGGTTGAGGAAATGGCGAATGGGTTAGGTTTGTCCGCGATCGGCCTTGACCGCGACGTCTCGACTCTAAGCGGGGGGCAGCGGACGAAGGTGCTTCTGGCCAAGCTGCTGCTGGAGAAGCCGAACGTCCTGCTGCTTGACGAGCCGACGAACTATTTGGATGTGGAGCATATCCAATGGCTCACGAACTATTTGCAGAACTATCCGTACGCCTTTATTCTCATTTCGCATGATACCGAGTTCATGAATAAAGTCGTCAGCGTCATTTATCATTTGGAATTTGCCAAACTGACGCGCTATTCGGCGAATTATGAGAAGTTCCTGGAAATGGCCGACATCAATAAAAATCAGCATATTGAGGCTTACGAGAAACAGCAGGAGTTTATCAAGAAGCAGGAAGATTTCATACAACGCAACAAAGCTCGGTATTCCACTTCCGGCCGGGCAAAGAGCCGGGAGAAGCAGCTGGATCGTCTGGAGCGGATCGACAAGCCCGAGGAAGCCGCTAAGCCGGTTTTCGGCTTTAAAGAGTCGAGAGCGAGCGGAAAGACGGTATTCGAAGGCATCGACTTTGAAATTGGCTATACGCATGCGCTGCTGCCCAAAATGTCGATGACGATTGAGCGCGGCGAGAAAATCGCGATCGTCGGCTGCAACGGCGTCGGTAAATCCACGCTGCTAAAGACGATTCTTGGCAAGATTCCGCCGATTAGCGGCAAAACGTATCAGGGGGACTTCCTGTATCCGGCTTATTTCGAGCAAGAGGTACGCCCAGGAAACGGTACGCCGATCGATGATGTATGGAATGAGTTTCCGCATCTGAACCAGCATGAAGTACGGGCGCATTTGGCGCGCTGCGGCTTGAAGAATGATCACATCACCCGCCAGCTCAAAGCGCTAAGCGGTGGCGAGCAAGCCAAGGTACGGCTGTGTAAGCTGATGATGCGCGAGACAAACTGGATATTGTTCGACGAGCCGACGAACCATCTGGACGTAGCAGCCAAGGAGGAGCTGAAGCGTGCGCTGAAGGAGTTCAAGGGGACGGTGCTGCTCGTATCTCACGAACCCGACTTCTACGAAGATTGGGTAACGAAGGTTTGGGATGTCGAGCAGTGGTCTACGAAATAA
- a CDS encoding cyclic-phosphate processing receiver domain-containing protein — protein MHVYMDDLRRCPSGFTLVRTVDECIELLRISEVDILSLDYDMGPGEKTGAEVAAAIAREGLYPREIFLHTSSMAGKKSMYEILYQNKPECVILHNGPIPFERLDEIEGMARRSARN, from the coding sequence ATTCATGTGTATATGGATGATTTGCGGCGTTGTCCCTCAGGGTTTACGTTGGTTAGGACCGTCGATGAGTGCATAGAGCTTCTGCGGATTTCCGAAGTCGACATCTTGTCGCTGGATTACGATATGGGGCCGGGCGAGAAGACGGGGGCCGAGGTGGCTGCAGCCATCGCGCGGGAAGGATTGTATCCTAGAGAGATTTTCTTGCATACATCAAGTATGGCCGGGAAAAAAAGCATGTACGAAATTTTATACCAGAACAAGCCGGAGTGCGTTATTTTGCATAATGGACCGATTCCATTTGAACGCCTGGATGAAATCGAGGGCATGGCTAGAAGAAGTGCCCGCAATTAG